The following coding sequences are from one Ornithorhynchus anatinus isolate Pmale09 chromosome 11, mOrnAna1.pri.v4, whole genome shotgun sequence window:
- the PDF gene encoding peptide deformylase, mitochondrial produces the protein MALVRLVLPVPPVLPGPGLGGGWGRGVGVRRCGSGSGSGSGPAAPELPGVPRSTWRWLRRLAVGAPRPPFVRVCQVGDPVLRAVAAPVEAARLGGPEVRALVGRLVRVMRSRGAVGLSAPQLGLPLQVLVMEFPDSAYRACGPRLREARRLAPFPLKVFVNPSLRVLDARLDSQPEGCESIAGFSAHVPRFRAVRIEGLDENGEPVVWQASGWPARIIQHEMDHLQGSLYIDKMDSRTFTNVRWMEVND, from the exons ATGGCGCTGGTCCGGCTGGTCCTGCCGGTCCCGCCGGTCCTGCCGGGGCCGGGGCTTGGGGGCGGCTGGGGCCGGGGCGTCGGGGTCCGGCGctgcggctccggctccggctccggctccggcccggcggccccggagCTCCCGGGCGTCCCGCGGTCCACCTGGCGCTGGCTGCGGCGGCTGGCGGTGGGGGCGCCGCGGCCGCCGTTCGTCCGGGTGTGCCAGGTGGGCGACCCGGTGCTGCGGGCCGTGGCGGCGCCCGTGGAGGCGGCGCGCCTGGGCGGGCCCGAGGTGCGGGCCCTGGTGGGGCGGCTGGTGCGGGTGATGCGGAGCCGCGGGGCGGTGGGGCTGAGCGCGCCGCAGCTGGGGCTGCCGCTGCAGGTCCTGGTCATGGAGTTCCCCGACTCGGCCTACCGGGCCTGCGGGCCGCGGCTGCGGGAGGCCCGCCGCCTCGCCCCCTTCCCGCTCAAGGTCTTCGTCAACCCCAGCCTGCGCGTGCTGGACGCCCGCCTCGACTCCCAGCCCGAGGGCTGCGAGAGCATCGCCGGCTTCTCCGCCCACGTCCCCCGCTTCCGGGCCGTGCGGATCGAAG GGCTGGATGAGAATGGAGAGCCTGTGGtgtggcaggcaagtggctggcCAGCCCGCATCATCCAGCATGAGATGGACCACTTGCAGGGCTCCCTCTACATTGATAAAATGGACAGCAGGACTTTCACAAACGTACGGTGGATGgaagtgaatgactga
- the COG8 gene encoding conserved oligomeric Golgi complex subunit 8 isoform X1 translates to MAALSASAPRTRTTTAAAAALGEVEDEGLLACLFRERLWEGGAWERASVAGYLRELSGWGLERLGREPERLAEEREQLGRRTRALACTNYKTFIRGADCTNRIHRLFAHVEASLGRILLRLPAFQRACRNFVKDAEEIGSSRRMNNLTLNRHTEILEILEIPQLMDTCVRNGYYEEALELAAYVRRLERKYSAIPVIQGIVNEVRQSTQLMLSQLIQQLRTSIQLPACLRVIGYLRRMDVFTEAELRIKFLQARDAWLRAILTAVPGDDPYFHITKTIEACRVHLFDVITQYRAIFSDEDPLAPPAAGQRPVNERAIFHGWVLQKVSQFLRALEDDLRRGVGGRLDSLLGQCMYFGLSFSRVGADFRGQLAPVFQRVALGAFGKAVDEAVEKFRDEMNSYTLISAPSVPGGGVPPGPPGTQPGTLQPPMVLLDFPPLACFLNNILLSFNDLRLCCPVALAQDVTVSLEDALVKGGGGGLQQPGAGAVRPVLHHLPGRLGPLPQSMSSGPLPPGSDCPDFRHPTHAALQVWESRTRECQCGPGAAGLCPAKEGNCLPSGRKGTSPGAPSSKFRTPGTGADPGIRRPTFPRECGRQDCSRRGGGRAFAGRPFSRARLSSRSWSRRPLHGT, encoded by the exons ATGGCGGCCCTCAGCGCCTCCGCCCCcaggacgaggacgacgacggcggcggcggcggcgctgggggaggtggaggacgaGGGCCTGCTGGCCTGCCTGTTCCGGGAGCGGCTGTGGGAGGGCGGCGCGTGGGAGCGGGCGTCGGTGGCGGGCTACCTGCGGGAGCTGAGCGGCTGGGGGCTGGAGCGTCTGGGCCGCGAGCCCGAGCGTCTGGCCGAGGAGCGGGAGCAGCTGGGCCGCCGGACGCGGGCCTTGGCCTGCACCAACTACAAGACCTTCATCCGCGGCGCCGACTGCACGAACCGCATCCACCGCCTCTTCGCCCACGTCGAGGCCTCGCTCGGACGGATCCTGCTGCGGCTGCCCGCCTTCCAGCGCGCCTGCAG GAACTTCGTGAAGGATGCAGAGGAGATCGGTTCCAGCCGCCGTATGAATAACCTGACGTTGAACCGGCACACGGAGATCCTGGAGATCCTGGAGATCCCTCAGCTCATGGACACCTGTGTCCGCAATGGCTACTACGAGGAGGCCCTGGAGCTCGCAGCTTACGTGCGCCGGTTGGAGAGGAAGTACTCTGCTATTCCCGTTATCCAG GGCATCGTGAACGAAGTCCGACAGTCGACGCAACTGATGCTGAGCCAGCTGATCCAGCAGCTCCGCACCAGCATCCAGCTCCCCGCCTGCCTGAGGGTCATCGGCTACCTGAGGCGCATGGACGTCTTCACCGAAGCCGAGCTGCGCATCAAGTTCCTGCAGGCGCGCGACGCCTGGCTCCGGGCGATCCTGACGGCCGTCCCCGGCGACGACCCCTACTTCCACATCACCAAGACCATCGAGGCCTGCCGCGTCCACCTCTTCGACGTCATCACGCAGTACCGGGCCATCTTCTCGGACGAGGACCCGCTGGCGCCTCCGGCCGCCGGCCAGCGGCCCGTGAACGAGAGGGCCATATTCCACGGCTGGGTGCTGCAGAAGGTCTCGCAGTTCCTGCGGGCGCTGGAGGACGACCTCCGCCGAGGGGTGGGAGGCCGCTTGGACTCCCTGCTGGGCCAGTGCATGTACTTCGGCCTGTCTTTCAGCCGGGTGGGGGCCGACTTCCGAGGCCAGCTGGCCCCCGTCTTCCAGCGGGTTGCCCTGGGCGCCTTCGGGAAAGCGGTCGACGAGGCGGTGGAGAAGTTCCGGGACGAGATGAACTCCTACACCCTCATCTCCGCCCCATCCGTCCCGGGCGGCGGcgtccccccggggccgcccgggaCGCAGCCCGGGACCCTGCAGCCTCCCATGGTGCTCCTGGATTTCCCACCTCTCGCCTGCTTCCTCAACAACATCCTGCTTTCGTTCAACGATCTGCGCCTCTGTTGCCCCGTGGCTCTGGCTCAGGATGTGACGGTGTCTCTGGAGGACGCCCTCGTAAAG GGCGGAGGAGGCGGCCTTCAGCAGCCGGGAGCAGGAGCTGTTCGTCCAGTTCTGCACCATCTTCCTGGAAGACTTGGTCCCCTACCTCAATCGATGTCTTCAGGTCCTCTTCCCCCCGGCTCAGATTGCCCAGACTTTAG GCATCCCACCCACGCAGCTCTCCAAGTATGGGAATCTCGGACACGTGAATGTCAGTGTGGTCCAGGAGCTGCTGGCCTCTGTCCTGCCAAAGAAGGAAACTGTCTTCCCTCCGGACGAAAAGGAACTTCTCCGGGAGCTCCCAGTAGCAAGTTCAGAACTCCCGGAACGGGAGCAGACCCTGGAATCCGCCGGCCGACCTTCCCTCGAGAGTGTGGAAGACAAGACTGctcgagaagaggaggaggaagagcctttGCAGGCCGACCCTTCAGCAGGGCCCGGCTAAGTTCAAGGAGCTGGAGTCGGAGGCCGCTCCACGGCACTTAA
- the NIP7 gene encoding 60S ribosome subunit biogenesis protein NIP7 homolog isoform X2: protein MRPLTEEETRTMFQKLAKYIGENIQLLVDRPDGTYCFRLHNERVYYVSEKILKLATNISGDKLVSLGTCFGKFTKTQKFRLHITALDYLAPYAKYKVWVKPGAEQSFLYGNHILKSGLGRITENTAQYQGLVVYSMADVPLGFGVAAKSTQECRKVDPLAIVVFHQADIGEYVRHEETLT from the exons ATGAGGCCCCTCACGGAGGAGGAGACCCGGACCATGTTCCAAAAGCTCGCCAAATa CATCGGGGAGAACATTCAGCTCCTCGTGGACCGACCCGACGGCACCTACTGCTTCCGCCTGCACAACGAGCGCGTCTACTATGTCAG TGAGAAAATTCTGAAATTGGCCACCAACATCTCCGGGGATAAGCTGGTGTCGCTGGGGACCTGCTTTGGGAAGTTCACCAAGACCCAGAAGTTCCGGCTGCACATCACAGCGCTGGATTACCTCGCTCCCTACGCGAAG TATAAGGTGTGGGTGAAACCTGGTGCAGAACAGTCCTTTCTCTATGGGAACCACATACTGAAGTCTGGCCTGGGTCGCATCACAGAGAACACTGCTCAGTACCAGGGACTGGTGGTGTATTCCATGGCAGATGTCCCTCTG GGTTTTGGAGTGGCAGCCAAGTCTACCCAGGAATGCCGGAAAGTGGATCCTCTGGCAATCGTGGTGTTTCACCAAGCCGACATTGGGGAGTACGTGCGGCACGAAGAGACCCTGACTTAA
- the COG8 gene encoding conserved oligomeric Golgi complex subunit 8 isoform X2, whose translation MAALSASAPRTRTTTAAAAALGEVEDEGLLACLFRERLWEGGAWERASVAGYLRELSGWGLERLGREPERLAEEREQLGRRTRALACTNYKTFIRGADCTNRIHRLFAHVEASLGRILLRLPAFQRACRNFVKDAEEIGSSRRMNNLTLNRHTEILEILEIPQLMDTCVRNGYYEEALELAAYVRRLERKYSAIPVIQGIVNEVRQSTQLMLSQLIQQLRTSIQLPACLRVIGYLRRMDVFTEAELRIKFLQARDAWLRAILTAVPGDDPYFHITKTIEACRVHLFDVITQYRAIFSDEDPLAPPAAGQRPVNERAIFHGWVLQKVSQFLRALEDDLRRGVGGRLDSLLGQCMYFGLSFSRVGADFRGQLAPVFQRVALGAFGKAVDEAVEKFRDEMNSYTLISAPSVPGGGVPPGPPGTQPGTLQPPMVLLDFPPLACFLNNILLSFNDLRLCCPVALAQDVTVSLEDALVKVTKIILAFHRAEEAAFSSREQELFVQFCTIFLEDLVPYLNRCLQVLFPPAQIAQTLGIPPTQLSKYGNLGHVNVSVVQELLASVLPKKETVFPPDEKELLRELPVASSELPEREQTLESAGRPSLESVEDKTAREEEEEEPLQADPSAGPG comes from the exons ATGGCGGCCCTCAGCGCCTCCGCCCCcaggacgaggacgacgacggcggcggcggcggcgctgggggaggtggaggacgaGGGCCTGCTGGCCTGCCTGTTCCGGGAGCGGCTGTGGGAGGGCGGCGCGTGGGAGCGGGCGTCGGTGGCGGGCTACCTGCGGGAGCTGAGCGGCTGGGGGCTGGAGCGTCTGGGCCGCGAGCCCGAGCGTCTGGCCGAGGAGCGGGAGCAGCTGGGCCGCCGGACGCGGGCCTTGGCCTGCACCAACTACAAGACCTTCATCCGCGGCGCCGACTGCACGAACCGCATCCACCGCCTCTTCGCCCACGTCGAGGCCTCGCTCGGACGGATCCTGCTGCGGCTGCCCGCCTTCCAGCGCGCCTGCAG GAACTTCGTGAAGGATGCAGAGGAGATCGGTTCCAGCCGCCGTATGAATAACCTGACGTTGAACCGGCACACGGAGATCCTGGAGATCCTGGAGATCCCTCAGCTCATGGACACCTGTGTCCGCAATGGCTACTACGAGGAGGCCCTGGAGCTCGCAGCTTACGTGCGCCGGTTGGAGAGGAAGTACTCTGCTATTCCCGTTATCCAG GGCATCGTGAACGAAGTCCGACAGTCGACGCAACTGATGCTGAGCCAGCTGATCCAGCAGCTCCGCACCAGCATCCAGCTCCCCGCCTGCCTGAGGGTCATCGGCTACCTGAGGCGCATGGACGTCTTCACCGAAGCCGAGCTGCGCATCAAGTTCCTGCAGGCGCGCGACGCCTGGCTCCGGGCGATCCTGACGGCCGTCCCCGGCGACGACCCCTACTTCCACATCACCAAGACCATCGAGGCCTGCCGCGTCCACCTCTTCGACGTCATCACGCAGTACCGGGCCATCTTCTCGGACGAGGACCCGCTGGCGCCTCCGGCCGCCGGCCAGCGGCCCGTGAACGAGAGGGCCATATTCCACGGCTGGGTGCTGCAGAAGGTCTCGCAGTTCCTGCGGGCGCTGGAGGACGACCTCCGCCGAGGGGTGGGAGGCCGCTTGGACTCCCTGCTGGGCCAGTGCATGTACTTCGGCCTGTCTTTCAGCCGGGTGGGGGCCGACTTCCGAGGCCAGCTGGCCCCCGTCTTCCAGCGGGTTGCCCTGGGCGCCTTCGGGAAAGCGGTCGACGAGGCGGTGGAGAAGTTCCGGGACGAGATGAACTCCTACACCCTCATCTCCGCCCCATCCGTCCCGGGCGGCGGcgtccccccggggccgcccgggaCGCAGCCCGGGACCCTGCAGCCTCCCATGGTGCTCCTGGATTTCCCACCTCTCGCCTGCTTCCTCAACAACATCCTGCTTTCGTTCAACGATCTGCGCCTCTGTTGCCCCGTGGCTCTGGCTCAGGATGTGACGGTGTCTCTGGAGGACGCCCTCGTAAAG GTGACAAAAATCATCCTGGCCTTCCACAGGGCGGAGGAGGCGGCCTTCAGCAGCCGGGAGCAGGAGCTGTTCGTCCAGTTCTGCACCATCTTCCTGGAAGACTTGGTCCCCTACCTCAATCGATGTCTTCAGGTCCTCTTCCCCCCGGCTCAGATTGCCCAGACTTTAG GCATCCCACCCACGCAGCTCTCCAAGTATGGGAATCTCGGACACGTGAATGTCAGTGTGGTCCAGGAGCTGCTGGCCTCTGTCCTGCCAAAGAAGGAAACTGTCTTCCCTCCGGACGAAAAGGAACTTCTCCGGGAGCTCCCAGTAGCAAGTTCAGAACTCCCGGAACGGGAGCAGACCCTGGAATCCGCCGGCCGACCTTCCCTCGAGAGTGTGGAAGACAAGACTGctcgagaagaggaggaggaagagcctttGCAGGCCGACCCTTCAGCAGGGCCCGGCTAA